The window GAAGTGCTTACGAACGGGCAGTGGCGCCAAGCCGCTCTGAATTCTTTTTCAATAGCATTGCTCGCGGTTTCTATTGCACTTCCAGCCGGCCTCGGACTGGCGCTCGCGAACCATTACGCTCCACCTAGGTGGCGGGCATTCGTGAGGTCGGCGGCCGCAGGCCCTATGATTGTCCCTGTCATCGTACTTGCTATCGCCCTTTTCTTCGTGCTGGCCAAACTCGGCGTTGTGGGGACGCGATTTGGTGTGGCGATTGGGCACGGCCTGCTCGTCATGCCATTTGTCTTCGTTTCCGTGTCCACCGCGCTCGAGTATTTCGATGATCAGCTTATCGAAGCTGCGGAGTCGCTTGGCGCGTCACGTTCTTACGCGTGGCGGACCGTCTTGCTTCCCTTTGTTGTCCCTGCAATCGTGGTGGGCGCGGCGCTGGCGTTCGTGAACTCGTTCGACGAAGCTGTCATTGCCATTTTTGTCGGACAAGGCGGAACACTCACTATTCCGAGCTTGATGTGGCGTTCCATCAATCTCGAGATTACGCCCAGCATCGC is drawn from Mesorhizobium japonicum MAFF 303099 and contains these coding sequences:
- a CDS encoding ABC transporter permease, with product MRRSFDAEGWRERFLILWTIMTILFLLLPLSVIVIMSFSAGQFLTIPKELSLRWYQEVLTNGQWRQAALNSFSIALLAVSIALPAGLGLALANHYAPPRWRAFVRSAAAGPMIVPVIVLAIALFFVLAKLGVVGTRFGVAIGHGLLVMPFVFVSVSTALEYFDDQLIEAAESLGASRSYAWRTVLLPFVVPAIVVGAALAFVNSFDEAVIAIFVGQGGTLTIPSLMWRSINLEITPSIAAVASMVTGIGILIQGAAFLWLWRRLRVSVKLSPSGAT